From a region of the Paenibacillus lutimineralis genome:
- a CDS encoding spore maturation protein: protein MLEWVNLLSAWAVPVMIAFIPLYAYFKKVPVYESFVDGAKDGFNTAIGIIPNLVGMMVAISVFRASGALEFFVGLVSPLFEYFRIPAEVLPLGLLRPLTGTGSLAFTTDLIKTYGPDSLIGRIASTIQGSTDTTLYVLTVYFGAVGIRNGRYALKVGLFSDIVGFFAAVFICLLLFG, encoded by the coding sequence TTGCTGGAGTGGGTTAATCTTCTGTCGGCTTGGGCCGTCCCGGTCATGATCGCATTCATTCCTTTATATGCTTATTTCAAAAAGGTGCCTGTATACGAATCCTTCGTCGACGGAGCGAAAGATGGCTTCAATACGGCGATTGGAATCATCCCCAATTTGGTCGGAATGATGGTGGCCATTAGCGTCTTTCGGGCATCGGGAGCGCTGGAGTTTTTTGTCGGCCTGGTATCACCCTTGTTCGAATATTTTCGTATTCCTGCCGAGGTGCTGCCGCTAGGTCTGCTGCGTCCTTTAACAGGCACCGGCTCTCTAGCCTTCACGACGGACCTGATCAAAACCTATGGACCGGACTCTCTGATCGGGCGAATTGCATCAACTATTCAGGGGAGTACTGATACGACCTTGTACGTACTGACCGTTTATTTCGGGGCTGTCGGGATTCGCAACGGGCGTTATGCACTCAAGGTTGGTTTGTTCTCCGATATTGTCGGATTCTTCGCTGCTGTGTTTATTTGCTTGCTCTTATTCGGCTAA
- a CDS encoding pseudouridine synthase encodes MERLQKILANAGVASRRKCEELILSGKVMVNDEVVTTLGTKADPNVDVITVNGKTIGAEKKVYIVFNKPKGVITSASDPQGRKIVTDYLKGIKERLYPVGRLDYDTEGLLILTNDGDFAHLLTHPKHHVSKTYLATVKGVPHGTELDKLKQGIMLEDGMTAPAEAEYHDIDPEGKQSTISITIHEGRNRQVRRMFDAISHPVLKLKRISFGDLFLGNLKRGIYRHLTKEEVEGLYKLAEAAGKTNKSFKKESSDKPNPVKSNKNKGNFKPRKKE; translated from the coding sequence ATGGAAAGATTACAGAAAATACTAGCCAATGCTGGCGTAGCTTCGCGCCGAAAATGTGAGGAATTGATATTGAGCGGTAAAGTGATGGTGAACGATGAAGTCGTGACCACGCTTGGAACAAAAGCTGATCCGAATGTAGACGTCATTACCGTAAACGGTAAAACTATTGGTGCAGAGAAGAAAGTATATATCGTATTCAATAAACCGAAGGGCGTCATCACAAGTGCATCAGACCCGCAGGGTAGAAAGATAGTCACCGACTACTTGAAAGGTATTAAAGAGAGACTATATCCAGTCGGACGTCTCGATTACGATACTGAAGGCCTGCTTATTTTAACTAATGACGGGGATTTTGCCCATCTGCTGACTCATCCCAAGCACCATGTTTCCAAGACCTATTTGGCCACGGTGAAGGGTGTGCCTCATGGCACCGAGTTAGACAAGCTTAAGCAAGGCATTATGCTTGAAGATGGAATGACAGCCCCGGCAGAAGCAGAATATCACGATATCGATCCGGAAGGTAAGCAATCGACGATTTCGATTACGATCCATGAAGGAAGAAATCGTCAGGTCCGCCGTATGTTCGATGCGATATCACACCCGGTTCTCAAGCTGAAGCGGATATCCTTCGGTGATCTATTTCTCGGTAATTTGAAGAGAGGGATCTATCGCCACTTAACGAAGGAAGAAGTAGAGGGACTTTATAAGTTAGCCGAAGCAGCAGGCAAAACGAACAAATCTTTTAAAAAAGAAAGCTCGGACAAGCCTAATCCCGTCAAGTCCAATAAAAACAAAGGAAATTTCAAACCGCGAAAAAAAGAATAG
- a CDS encoding redoxin domain-containing protein produces the protein MGKARRPVQIIVLLCIVVLGAYAINSAVLGRGNDKPVVGSKSPAVKLLGLDGKVHTLDEYKGKAIVINFWATWCTYCVNEMPALQQQWEKWRDSGVIVLGINTGEDKMTVTNFTQQLGTDFPILFDTDNEAVRDYGVVPMPTTFFVDKKGKIASIQQGELNLKTLNEQIKQLVQTEG, from the coding sequence ATGGGGAAGGCGAGACGTCCTGTTCAAATTATAGTGTTGCTCTGTATTGTAGTGTTAGGAGCATATGCCATCAATTCAGCAGTGCTCGGCCGGGGGAACGACAAGCCCGTGGTTGGCAGTAAGTCTCCGGCTGTGAAGCTGCTTGGACTCGATGGCAAAGTACATACCCTGGATGAATACAAAGGCAAAGCCATCGTCATCAATTTCTGGGCTACATGGTGTACCTACTGCGTAAATGAGATGCCTGCTCTGCAGCAGCAGTGGGAGAAGTGGCGCGACTCTGGAGTTATTGTGCTTGGAATCAACACGGGTGAAGACAAGATGACGGTAACTAATTTTACACAGCAGCTTGGAACTGATTTTCCGATTCTGTTTGACACAGATAACGAAGCCGTTCGCGATTATGGAGTCGTACCGATGCCAACCACCTTTTTTGTAGATAAAAAAGGGAAAATCGCTTCTATCCAACAAGGTGAGCTGAATCTGAAAACATTGAATGAGCAGATTAAGCAGCTTGTACAGACTGAGGGGTAG
- the resB gene encoding cytochrome c biogenesis protein ResB, whose translation MIENTKCECGHQNRVGTVLCESCGKPLDDRGNSKELLEMRYDGVARRSQRVNPNFIDRIWNFFSSVKVAVYLIIFTLVGAMLGTIFEQESNFINFDPSTFYKNKYGQIGEIYYKLGLSHTYESWWFVLLLVMIGASLVICSLDRVLPLYKALSKQRIPKHMQFLTRQKVVYQGPVVEEGSDWVERAVKPLRKKGYRVHTEKGALLAEKQRFSRWGPYIIHIGLIIFLLAVLFRGLPGLHYDQHYWFPEGEETKIPGTNLYLENEKFRVEYYSEDEMSEAFRKTGKVVPKLFETKAVLYECTADCDDPSKEPQLKEVKRHAIQVNDPLTYKGLRVYQFDFDLTPKLRSVQPVLVNKVTGEQYGKFKLEMVNPQQEFKLGPYTLELKNKFLDFSLNEQGQPISKSKDPNAPAFLFVVKGPDLPEEGSQFIYFPKQIDKERFQQDAINEKLGGLQNKLELDVQSMEDVDIIASSSYLNIRIDRAMPFVWLGLGIVMLGLIMSFYWQHRRIWLRIDEGILTLGAHTTKNWFGMRREVSSFLSTMGIEADEKSLENGGE comes from the coding sequence TTGATAGAGAATACAAAATGCGAATGCGGTCATCAGAATCGGGTCGGTACGGTACTGTGCGAATCCTGTGGGAAGCCGCTGGATGACAGAGGCAATTCCAAGGAACTGCTAGAAATGCGTTATGATGGTGTAGCACGGCGTTCCCAACGCGTGAACCCCAATTTTATCGATCGGATCTGGAACTTTTTCTCGTCGGTGAAAGTTGCGGTTTATTTAATTATCTTTACGCTCGTAGGCGCCATGCTGGGTACTATTTTTGAGCAGGAGAGCAATTTCATTAATTTTGATCCGTCCACCTTCTATAAGAACAAGTACGGGCAGATCGGTGAAATTTATTATAAGCTGGGTCTCTCCCATACTTATGAATCTTGGTGGTTCGTCCTGCTGCTGGTGATGATCGGCGCGTCTCTTGTCATCTGTAGCCTGGACCGCGTGTTGCCACTTTACAAAGCGCTTTCAAAGCAGCGTATTCCCAAGCATATGCAGTTCCTTACACGCCAGAAGGTCGTATACCAAGGGCCTGTAGTAGAGGAAGGCAGCGATTGGGTCGAGCGGGCTGTCAAACCCCTCAGGAAGAAAGGCTACCGCGTGCATACAGAGAAGGGTGCGCTTCTTGCTGAGAAGCAGCGCTTCAGCCGCTGGGGCCCCTATATTATACACATTGGGCTAATCATCTTCTTATTGGCCGTGTTGTTCAGGGGCTTGCCAGGCTTGCATTATGATCAGCATTATTGGTTCCCTGAAGGGGAAGAGACGAAGATTCCCGGGACGAACCTTTATTTGGAGAATGAGAAGTTCAGAGTGGAGTATTATTCGGAGGACGAAATGTCCGAAGCGTTCCGCAAGACCGGTAAAGTGGTGCCGAAACTGTTCGAGACGAAGGCGGTTCTGTATGAATGCACTGCGGATTGTGATGATCCTTCCAAGGAGCCTCAGCTCAAAGAAGTGAAGCGACATGCGATTCAAGTGAATGATCCTCTAACATATAAAGGGCTTCGCGTCTATCAATTTGATTTTGACTTAACCCCTAAGCTTCGTTCGGTTCAGCCTGTATTGGTGAATAAAGTGACCGGCGAGCAATATGGGAAATTCAAGCTTGAGATGGTTAACCCGCAACAGGAGTTCAAGCTTGGTCCATACACCTTGGAATTGAAAAATAAATTTTTAGATTTCTCCCTAAATGAACAAGGGCAGCCTATTTCAAAATCCAAGGACCCGAATGCTCCGGCATTTCTCTTTGTAGTGAAGGGTCCGGATTTGCCGGAGGAAGGCAGCCAGTTCATCTATTTTCCGAAGCAGATCGATAAAGAACGATTCCAGCAGGATGCCATTAATGAGAAGCTTGGCGGACTGCAGAACAAACTGGAATTAGACGTACAGTCGATGGAGGACGTAGACATTATCGCTTCATCGAGCTATTTGAATATTCGGATTGACCGGGCCATGCCTTTTGTCTGGCTTGGACTTGGAATCGTTATGCTTGGTTTGATCATGAGCTTCTATTGGCAACATCGGCGGATCTGGCTCCGCATTGATGAAGGAATATTGACGCTTGGCGCGCATACCACGAAGAACTGGTTCGGAATGCGCCGTGAAGTATCTTCGTTCCTAAGCACGATGGGCATAGAAGCAGATGAGAAGTCATTGGAAAATGGGGGGGAATAG